ggatataaatatgcacattatcgaacaaagcatacatgtattgtgtaacatgatgtcctatgagtgtcatctgatgaagatcaaaggttagtgctttcgctgtaaagcattttttaaatcggacacgatgggtagattaacaagatgtttatctttcatttgctgtattggacttgttaatgtgtgaaagttacatatatTTAAGCGGAACccctgcgctagaaaggttaatgatgccaaagacatgaCACTATTCATCCCCTACCCAGATGGTAATGCACCATTgcaatcttctctctctctctctctctctctctctctctctctcccaattctATCTTCTATcccatcatctctcccttctgctaaatcctctcccttctgctaaagccactttctaccactaaATTTCAAGCTTATGCTTCGAACCCTAGGAAActcttttccaccttctcctccctccttaatcctccactcctccctccttaatcctccaccccctccctcctccttctctgtggacaactttgtcaaccactttgaaaaaagGTTGACGACACCAGCTACttattcactcagcctattgagtccactggtctcaaacacagaactaccctacgccttgacctctttctcccctctctctccagatcacATCTTCCGACTAGTGAGGTCCATCTCTGGAGACGTTTTCCCAATCCTCACTTCCCTCACCAActtatccctgaccactggctgcgtTCCCCCTGACTTAAAAAATGACCTGAGTTGCTCCCCTCTTCAAGAAACCTGTAtccttttctttccaaaacactggAGCATGCTGTCTCTGATCAACTTTCTCGTTAACTCTCAGAACGATCTTCTTGACCTTAACCtgtcaggcttcaagacgggtcactcaacaGAGACGGCTCTTCTCTGTATCAAGGAGGCTCTCTGCACTGCCAaagttgactctctctctcctgtgttctcATCCTCCTTAATATATCCGCTGCCTTCGACACAGTGAACAgatccatcagatcctcctctcctccctctcagggctgggcgtctcaggctatgcacactcttggattACATTCCTCCTGGCAGGCcactcctaccaggtgacgtggagaggatctgtgtctgcactatgtactctcactactggtgtccctcagagttcggttctaggccctcttctctctatacaccaagtcattCGGCTCCATCATattctcacatggtctctcctgtcATTGCTATacggatgacactcaactacttttctccttcgcCCCTTCTGACACACAGGTGGCGACACGCATCTCtgtgtgcctggcagatatctcaactTGGATGTTGGCCAACCTACTCAAGCTCAACCCCGAGAAGAAGGAAGTGCTCCTCCTCCCGGGAAGGTCTGCACGCTCAAAGCCCTCCATCACGATTGACAACTGGAAAgaagtgcaaagaaccttggagTGACCCTGGGAGACACCatgttctctgcaaacatcaaagcaagTGACCCGTTCCTCAGgattcatgctctacaacatccgtagagtacgatcctatctcacacaggaagcggcacaggtcctaatccaggcacttgtcctctcctgtctagactactgcaactcatTGTTGGTTGGGCTCCCCGCcaccaaacccctgcaacttatccagaacgctCTCTCATGTCACAccgctcctccgcacactccactggcatCCAGTCGAAGctcacatccactacaagaccatggtgcttactTACGGAatagcaagaggaactgcccctccctacctttaGGCTATGCTCACACtccaacccgagcactccgttctgccacctcatTTCTGTTGCCCCGAGGGCAGCTCCCgttcagcccagtccaagctcttctctgtcctggaaCGAGCTTCCCCCTCAAGCTAGGACtacagagtccctgcccatcttccaaaaacatctgaaaccctacctcttcaaacagtatcttaaataatcctcctcctcacctcaaccccccccaatttatttttttaaattaacaaGCACTTGCActtgacccccccaccccccttctaGCTCGGACTCTACTGATAGCTTtgttattgaggaaaaatgtacatTCCATGCCTGTGATATGTAGTTATCACACctagataagagtgtctgctaaatgtaaaaGGGTGAGAAAACTGTGCCATGCTGAGGCAGAGCCAACTCCCTACAGGAACCTCAGTGATAAAGCTGACCTCAATCTGAAATACAATTAGAGAGTTGTGCAGCTTTTCCAATCCTTCTGACCACCATGTCCTCTGCTGGATGGTAACGTCATGCAGCTCCTAAAATCAATAAGCACAGCTTTACAGTTTTAATATCCTTTCCTGCAAACTCCAGCCACATCCGAATGAAATGTTATATTATGCTAAATCATTGTGCAAGAATTTAGGATCAACATTTAGGGAACAGGTGTAGCCTTCTCCATGTACTGTTTAACATGTGTTAACTTCAGTCACCCTTTCAGTTGGGAGGATGTGCTTGGAAGAGCGTTCATAACTAATTGCATGATAAATACAGCAGGTTACTGAATCCTTTGGCCCACATCAAGCGGATGTTGAGAACATGGCCATCAGATAGCTGGACACCTTTTAATTGGTGGCCTGCTTTTATGTGTAATTATGTTGAGAGCAGAGAGGTGCATCCAGTACACAAGTACCTTCCTCAGTTGCCTAAGTGCCTTTATATTAGCTCTCtacagccactcagtcagtctgAGTCACATGGCAACGGAGCCGAATGGCCAATCGAAAGCTTTTTACATTATAATGCACTGCTTACCCATTACAGGAGGATAGAGAAGCACAGTGACTAATATAAACAAGGACTGGCTTAATAGACCATAATGATAAAGAGCTGCTATTTAACACCCCTCAACCTGAACATTCATTTTCCTCTCTCAGACCCTGCTTTAAATTCACTATCtgtcactgtatctctctctagttCTATCTCTTGGTTTGCTTTGGAGGGCCCTTTACAGTAGACACCAACATGAACAGTGCTGTAGTTCGTTGACGACTAGCTGAGTATGAAAGTAATGATTTGAAACTTTCTTCATGCATTTTACATGACAATACGAACTTACCGTGGTCGGTCTGTAGTGTTGCACAGAGTTTCGGAATAAAACCTCGACCTAAGATACCGTTTAAACAATTGTTTAcacctaaactcagcaaaaaaagaaacttccctttttcaggaccctgacTTCCAAAGAACttaacagatcttcattgtaaagggctttaacacagtttcccatgcttgttcaatgaaccataaataattaatgagcatgcacctgtggaacggtcaagacactaacagcttacagacagtcggcaattaaggtcacagttatgagaACTGAGGACACtatagaggcctttctactgactctgaaaaatacCAAAAGTAAAATGCCCAGGGTCCacgctcatctgcgtgaacgtgcctttggcatgctgcaaggaggcatgaggactgcagatgtggccagggcattaaattgcaatgtccgtactgtgagatgcctaagacagcgctacagggagacatgacggacagctgatcgtcctcgcagtggcagaccacgtgtaacaacacctgcacaggatcggaacatccaaacatcacacctgctgggATGTCAACAACAGGATGTCAACAACAACTAGCCAATCTGTGCTCATACTGTCCATAATAGGCTGAGAGgggctggactgaggacttgtaggcctgttgtaaggcaggtcctcaccagacatcaccggcaacaacggcgcctatggacacaaacccaccCGTCGCTGtactagacaggactggcaaaaagtgctcttcactgacgagtcaaggttttgtttcaccaggggtgatggtcggatttgcttttatcgtcgaaggaatgagcattacactgaggcctgtactctggagcgggatcaatttggaggtggagggtccatcatggtctggggaggtgtgtcacagcatcattggactgagcttgttgtcattgcaggcaatctcaacactgtgagttacagggaagacatcctcctcatcctcccccctcatgtggtacccttcctgcaggctcttcctgacatgaccttccagcatgacaatgccccagccatactgcttgttctgtgtgtgatttcctgcaagccatgaatgtcagtgttctgccatggccagcgaagagcccggatctcaatcccattgagcacgtctgggacctgttggatcagagggtgaggtctagggccattccccccagaaatatctgggaacttgcaggtgccttgttggaagagtgggttaacatctcacagcaagaacgggcaaatctggagcagtccatgaggaggagatgcactgcagtacttagtatctggtgtggccaccagctgcattgactgctacttttgattttgaccccccctttgttcagggatgCATTTGATCCATTTctgttcgtcacatgtctgtggaacttgttcagtttatgtctcatttgttgagtcttgttatgttcatacaaatatatacacatgttaagtttgctgaaaataaacacagttgacagtgagaggacgtttctttttttgctgagtttagatacACCTGTGTGATCTTCCCCCTTTGGGGTGTGGCCCCTCCATCTCCTAAGCAACCATTCTACTGCCCAAAGCCTCTTGTCACAGCAGCTCTCTGACTGGGATTTCAACACAGGCTTTTTGTTATGAATAAGGACTAACAAATTACTTTTCTCTTGCCAATTAATGAAAGGTAACAATTGCTAGGAAGGAACTTATTCCAAAACAGCTGGATGTTGTATTACCTGTCCGACACGTTCCAGGTCCAAAACAGAATGTGAAAATGACCACAGTGCATCCCCCATCCATCCACCGGTAAATACCTCTGTCTGTCCTAGACGTCCTCAAACAGTTGTCTGCTGTACATTCCACCACAGAGCACAAGGGCAGGAGAAAGTAGAAGTGAGtgaggtgaaaggagagaagcagcgagggagagaggagaaatatTGAAGATCATAACTCTATTATCTTGGCTGCATATTTGTTGCGCTCTTTCTATGTTGATACAGGCTACAGAAAAAAGAATTTGTTTGCTCCCCATGAACAATctagatgcagagagagagtgagacagagagagagagagagagcaagagacagagggggaagagagagggtaaggaAGGATTGTGGAGAGGGAATAGCGGAATAGGGTATTACTTGTATTACAAGCCCTGCTGCCTTTGTCCAGAGAAGAGGGCTCTCATCCTTAACTAGAATTGAAAGGAGGAAGGCACTTATTttctgtacctgtaggtgtcctAGGTATTTCCAGGCAAAATGTAATGTCTCAAATGTTTGTTTCTTTTCAAAGCTCATTATGGATGCCCTGTCTGACCCACTCCTGCCAACTGGTGTTCGTACATGACAGTTTGCACATGCGATCGTGCATGACACTTCCACTCATCCTTTTAAAGATGGAATGAGTTAAATAATTTGGTGGGGGGTTATATGCAGCTAGATATTCAGTAACAGTTCTCATTCCACGTTTTTCCTAATTTAGACATTTTATTGAATGCTCCTTTATAAGATTCAGTACAACAAACACATTGTATTATATATCTCCGCGGATACAATTACAAAAACACCAGTTTGTCTCCCATTAGGaaatggtcacacacacacaggggactTGCTGTTTAAAACTGCAGGTGGCATCATTTTCATTAACCTTTTCCCCATCAGATCCAGGAATTGGGTGACCATGAGAACAACATAGCACTCATATCAATTATTAACATGCCAGGGGCAGAGGGAAGATTCCCAGAGAATAAAACACAGGCTATTAATGCATCTATGGAGGGAGGCAGACATATCTGATAATGACCATCACAGGGACATCAAGCCAAGCCTTCCCGGACAGGGGCACTTTACTGATGAGGGATGGGAGGAAGTCAGCAGAACTTCAGGGCGTCTGCCTCCATGTGTCTCGCTGATGTCCTCTAAGGCTCaaaccactgtctgtctctgtctgtgtgcctcCGGTCATCCGCAGTAGATATAATGCAGAATATCAAGAAATTACTAAGTGCAAGTACAGTCTACATTTCATTCAAATATACGTATACTATCATGTATATCAAATAATATAATTTAATTATTTTGGCGCAATAAGATTTGATACTGTTACATGAAATCATAATCATTGCTTGCTGTACCAGGGATTTGGAGAGGTGGGAATTGAATCTACACTAATTTATGCATTTTTATTCCCATACATTACCGATACATCAACTTAGGCTGTGAAATACAGTATGCTCATATGGGCAGGCCGATGTTTAGCCACTTGCATAAGCGAGACATTGCCAGAGCAAAACGGTTGAGTTAAGGGGACGTGCAGGCTGGGCTTGTGGAGGTGGGGGGGACTCCATCAGCGTAATGAAGGCTGGGCACACCCTCCGACACAGAGCACTCTACAGAATTACACAGCAGGAGAAATTACCCTGGTGGGTCAGGGATCAATTGATTGGACAGCTGGGGCACTGCCAGAATGAGGTGGTAAACATTGATAATAGTTTAACAGTTTTCCTGATTTGGCCTCATTTTAGATTTGGCTAATTAAGAAATACTAGCTGCCATGAATGAAGTAAAATGTGAGTTATTTTCAGGGTGTGGTTTGATGGGTGTCTCTTGTATGTGGTCTCTTATAATGTGGTTAGCTTAAGCCAGCTCGTGTGTGACTGTGGCAAAGTTGGTTTGACTTTGGATAGCCTGGCTCTGGGGATAGTTAGGAAccataaaaaaaaatacacaatGTAAATGTGATAATATTTTTATATGAATTTCAAAAATGTACAGTTGGTTTGAGGTTTTTAAGTCATTGAAATTTGGAGCTACTGACCTTGGACATTTTGTAATTTACTGATGGTCCCTAAATAGCCCCACAGAGATATCGAATGTCAAACCAAATTAACCATGGGCATTGAGGCtggatgaattgaggctgttctgagggcaaaaggggtggaaggtgttcctaatgtttggtacactgTGTGGGAAAGATGCTGTCCACAGATAAGTCCTTAGAAACAAATGTGCTGGGCTATTAAATAATATTAGTAAAGAACAAGAAGGCCCGCACACTGTTAAAGCTCCCAATTCCCTGCTTTATTGACAGCGTTTTCCATTCAAAACGGATCTTCGTCAGGTCAAACAAACAGAGTTACTCACATCCCAAAACATACACATTTAACCTCACATAACCATTGTTTTTGGTGGGTGCAAAAACAATCTCTAAAAATGTAATAACAATGAGATGGGTACACGTAATAGTTGCAGAAAATAAGATGCTGTCCATGTCTTGTCATATATATTTAGGAGTGTAGTACTTTGTGTTGCCCATAGGGTGGCACTGTTGCAGTATGTTACTTGACTGGATGCACCTATCAGTGATATGTATGCCATGCAAGGCCATAATCAAATGTTTACTTCCCTGTTAGTAATTTGGTAGCTTGTCAAATTCATCATGCATCAATATACATCCTGCATACATCACAATTTGGATTATTAGAATTTTttcaaatgtaacctttatttaactaggcaattcagttaagaaaaaattattatttacaatgacggcctacaccggccaaactctgacgacgctgggccaattgtgcaccgccctatgggactcccaatcacagccggttgtgatacagtttggatttgaaccaggttgtctgtagtgacgtccctagcactgagatgcagtctttgaccactgcaccacttggaATACCCTTTTTTAATCCAGTTTGGTCAAGTAAATTACGGGAAAATACCTTTAGGTTTGGTTTCTATAATTTAACACAATATAAAAGAAAATTCAAAGTCAAACAGCTAACTTGCACTTATACTAACTCAATTATCAATAGCTAGCATACAGTACAGCTTCATTTTGATCATCTACACGTTTGTAACCAACAAAAGCAATACATATCTGTCTGTGAGAGTTCACTTTGCGTTTTGTCATTCTGATTACACTTTTCTCTGTCTAGAAATCTGTCTGACTCTACTGAATGAATGGCACCAcggtgctgtgtgtctgttattACATGGCTACTATTTTAAAGCCATCTCTTTCTCTACATAATAATGATATCCTTGCATTAAACCTTTCTGTCCAAATTGCTGAAGGAAAATTACACTGTTGATTCATTCAGAATATTGTATTGGAGCTGTTAACCACGCTGAAACCAACACACACTTGAGTTGTTCCTGTTGTCATTTTTAATGACACAGAACAACAGCTGTCCTTAGCATACAATGTCAACATTCTTAGTAAACCTGCAGTGCTGTTTTCCTTTACAGTATAACCAATCGATTGAATTGGGCCCCAAGTCATCAATACAAACATGCAGCAAtaagcaataacatatatattacatCACTTTCTATAGCACAACATGTTATATAGTGTGTACCTACAAGGccactcatttaaaaaaaaatacaatctaACAATGTTCTGGAAAGAGATTTGTTAAGGAGGATGAGGGTGCCAGGATATGTAAGGTTAAGATGTGTCTTACTGCTGTTTTGAACCATGGGTAAAACAATGCATAGATCAGAGGGTTAAGGAATGAATTAATGTACACAACCCAGGAGAGAAATGCTATGATGACATCTGAATGTGCCAGGTAGTCCTCAGAAAGTGAACCAACGTAATATGTGATCCAACCGACGAGGAAAACCAATAACACAACCCCCAGTGTTTTGGTTGCCTTACTCTCTGACATCTTGATCTTGGTTGTGATATTCATCACTTTTACTTGAATTCTTGCCACTTTGAAAATGTTCATGTATAAgcatataataacagaacaagGTGCAACAAAGGAGACAAAAAGGTCAATAATTCCCCATGTAAAACTGATAATCAACACACATTCTCCATGGCAGTTCTTGTGTGCCTGAGAACGATACCATTGACCATTACAGTATAGAATAACAAGATTATATATAAAAGAAAATATCCAGGTTAGGAATATAGAAGTCAATGTTTTTCCAATAGTTATTTTTGAAATGTAGAGTAAAGGATCACAAACAGCAACATATCTGTCAACAGCTATGATGACTAAATTGTATAGAGATGCAAAAATGACAGAGAAAACAATCCCATGAAAAACTGAACACATTGTTTCACCAAGATACCAGCATGACTCAATGACTTTGATGCCCTCCACTGGAATCACAACAATCCCAACCAGGAGATCtgacacagccagagagaggatgAGCAGGTTGGTTGGAGTGTGGAGCTGCTTGaagtgagagatggagatgatCACCAGCAGATTCACAAACACTGTGAATGATGACACAGAGAAAAAAAAAAGGTGCAGGAGTATATTTTCTGCTATGGATCGCTCCTCCTTAATGCAAGACGAGTTGTGGAGAGGAAAACAGTATTGTACTGCTAGATATCCATCCACTTCACTGAACGCCATTGGGAAGTAAAAACACTGTTCTTTTCAATTGAGTGCAATGAATCAAGTGTTATTTCTTAGTGTATCTGATCTAAATAATAAACCAAACTGTGCAGAGCAGCTTTATTTATATCTGAGTTAGatataggagtgtgtatgtgtgggggcgGTACACCCATTGGAGCCCAGCCCTCTTATCTATTATATTGAAGGAGATTGCTGATGTCTAATGAGCTACAGTAAAACAAAACATATTGGCATGAACCTAGAACCTGTTTTTGTTGTAGGGATGGTTCATATATATTTTCTAATCTGAGATTTATAATGGCATCAACATAAAAAGCTCCCCAGACCAGATCCTCAGGCCAATATAGCAACTTCACATGCAGTAAGCACCACACTGACCACATCTACTGCAGCTCACTCTGAAGAAGAGGATAGAGCCCAGAGACAAGAGGTCATCCAGGTTACCCAATCCCATGACCACCTACCTACTGAGACTGAGCCACCCAGACTTCACACCCCTGACTGACCAGGACCGGAGCAAGGTAGAACGAGAAATCAATCCACAGCCGTTGCCTCACTAAGAGGCCCTGACATTACTAGTCCACCCCACGATGTGATGCATCATCTGCACTTCACCACCACTCTACAGGGTTCACTGTGCCACTGGCGAGAATAGGTGTGGTTTTCTACCTGCTGTGGGACTTTCCTGGACTCTGATCAATTTCCGCCACTGCACCCCTCTACTAGCTTGAACCAGAAAATGGCTGCTCATCGTTCGACTTCAGGTGAGCCTAAATGGATGTGTTTCAGAGCCTAAATGGATGTGTGCCTTCTTCCCCCGCCTCCGGACTTATGACTTTCAAATTGCTTTGAGCCCATGTACCAGCTGTCTTCTGCCGGGGGCTTTGCTGTTCCCTCTGTGGCTGTGG
The Oncorhynchus keta strain PuntledgeMale-10-30-2019 chromosome 11, Oket_V2, whole genome shotgun sequence genome window above contains:
- the LOC118390742 gene encoding trace amine-associated receptor 13c-like, producing MAFSEVDGYLAVQYCFPLHNSSCIKEERSIAENILLHLFFFSVSSFTVFVNLLVIISISHFKQLHTPTNLLILSLAVSDLLVGIVVIPVEGIKVIESCWYLGETMCSVFHGIVFSVIFASLYNLVIIAVDRYVAVCDPLLYISKITIGKTLTSIFLTWIFSFIYNLVILYCNGQWYRSQAHKNCHGECVLIISFTWGIIDLFVSFVAPCSVIICLYMNIFKVARIQVKVMNITTKIKMSESKATKTLGVVLLVFLVGWITYYVGSLSEDYLAHSDVIIAFLSWVVYINSFLNPLIYALFYPWFKTAVRHILTLHILAPSSSLTNLFPEHC